Proteins encoded by one window of Lathyrus oleraceus cultivar Zhongwan6 chromosome 1, CAAS_Psat_ZW6_1.0, whole genome shotgun sequence:
- the LOC127076575 gene encoding uncharacterized protein LOC127076575, translated as MAFSFSRKASSRYSTYDSSRSSTSSHLSDPSSSYEFNNVNPKSHSSSRAIMKAKPSHVTPTAKVDPTVTTMVKKFMANKPKSVNPASTKLFIPSDVIAKDLKKDAKRVTGFSALQKKLFGKSGSCEKKEKVKALTEVKGNTRTLAMVLRSERELLSINKEQEDEISRLKLVIENKNKEVEKLKDLCLNQREEIKSLKNSILFPEVMNSQLQELVEKQGSELKEAKQVIPSLQQQVSSLTGQLQSLAEDLAEVKADKYSAKTGFQGYGSSPRTPPPHGREDASNSWDFSSEDMADDLLLKDLNPCLTPYTANKSRSRESLQDDSLSKDDIKVYPDLLDDFNSYDRKFSKSSDCYHHNTGKISKIGVTAKPSRRSDDSKTAWR; from the exons ATGGCGTTTTCTTTCTCTAGAAAAGCCTCTTCGAGATACAGTACCTACGATTCATCACGTTCTTCAACTTCCTCTCACTTGTCAGACCCATCTTCATCCTATGAGTTCAACAATGTAAACCCAAAATCGCACTCTTCATCTCGTGCTATAATGAAAGCTAAACCCTCTCATGTAACTCCAACCGCAAAAGTGGATCCTACCGTAACCACCATGGTTAAGAAATTCATGGCGAATAAGCCCAAATCAGTGAACCCGGCCTCTACCAAGTTGTTCATTCCTTCTGATGTTATTGCTAAGGATTTGAAGAAGGATGCTAAAAGGGTGACGGGTTTTTCTGCGTTGCAGAAGAAACTGTTCGGGAAGAGTGGGTCGTGTGAGAAGAAAGAGAAGGTGAAGGCTTTGACTGAAGTGAAGGGGAACACTAGGACACTTGCTATGGTTCTGAGGAGTGAGAGGGAGCTTCTGAGTATCAATAAGGAACAAGAGGATGAGATTTCGAGGCTTAAGCTCGTGATTGAAAACAAGAATAAAGAG GTAGAGAAGTTGAAGGATTTGTGCTTGAACCAAAGAGAAGAAATCAAGTCATTGAAGAACAGTATTTTGTTCCCAGAGGTTATGAATTCTCAACTTCAGGAACTTGTAGAGAAGCAAGGCTCAGAGCTGAAAGAAGCCAAACAGGTCATTCCATCTCTACAACAGCAGGTTTCTTCTCTCACCGGTCAGCTTCAAAGCCTCGCCGAGGATCTTGCAGAG GTCAAGGCTGATAAGTATTCGGCGAAAACAGGCTTCCAAGGTTACGGAAGCTCTCCAAGAACACCGCCACCACATGGCAGGGAAGATGCCTCAAACTCTTGG GATTTTAGCTCCGAGGACATGGCGGATGATCTATTACTCAAAGATCTTAATCCATGCTTAACACCTTACACTGCCAACAAGTCAAGATCTAGG GAATCACTGCAGGACGATAGCTTATCCAAGGATGATATCAAAGTATACCCCGACTTGCTTGACGATTTTAACTCTTATGATCGAAAGTTTTCGAAAAGTTCTGACTGTTACCACCATAACACCGGCAAAATCAGCAAAATAGGAGTTACAGCTAAACCTAGTCGAAGATCTGACGACAGCAAAACAGCTTGGAGGTAG